CGGCTTCGGTTACGCCGTATTCACGGATTCCCGGCATTCCGAGGTCGTCGCAGAACTTCTGGACGGCTTCGCTCGCCTTGTAGGCGGCTTCGTGCTTCGACAGCCCGCAGATGTTCTCGCCGAGCATCTCGGCTATTTCGCCGTATTTCTCGAGCGCGGCCGGCGCGTTGAAGCGCATGACCGCCGGCAGCATCGAGGCGTTGGCGCGGCCGTGCATCGTATGGTACTTGTTTTCAATGGAATAGGCCATTGCGTGGCTCCCGGCGCAGCCCGCGCCGAGCAGCGCCATGCCCGCCGACGTCGCCGCGAGGCTCATGCCGCGGCGCGCGTCGAGGTCGTCGCCCTTGAAGTAGGCGCGGCGCAGATGCTTGCCGATGAGCGTGATGGCCTGACGGCACCACATGTCGCTCTGGAGCGAGCCGTTGATGTTGGTATAGGCTTCGATAGCGTGCGCGAGCGCGTCCATTCCCGTCGCGGCGGTGAGTCCGGGCGGCAGGGTAAGAAGAAGCTCAGGGTCTACGACCGCGCAGGTCGCGATGAGGCGCTTCGAGAGGATGCCGCCCTTCTTGCCGGTGTCGTCGAAGAGGATGATGCTGCCAGACGTTACCTCGCTGCCCGTCCCCGCCGTCGTCGGCACCGTGAAGATGGGCACGGTGTTGTTCGGGACGATGTCTTTGCCGACGTACTGCTCGAGCGGGAGCGGGTTCGTCATGAGGAGCGCCGTGGACTTGGCGCAGTCGATGCTGCTTCCTCCTCCGAATCCGATGACGCCTTCGCCCTTCAGCTCTTTCATCATTTCGTAGCACGCGAGGACGTTCGACTTGAGCGGGTTCGGATGTACGTCGGAATATACCTTGTACTCGATCTTCGCCTCGTCCAGCGACTTCAGCGCGTTGTCGAGCATTCCGTTTTCGAATAAGAACTTATCCGTGACCACGAGGACGCGATTTACTCCTTCTGTCGCCACTATGGTTCCGAGCGTCTTGACGACGCCGTCGCCGAAATAAATGTTTTTGACTTGCGGATAACGATATGGCTTCACAAAAATTCCTCCGTTCATAAATAAAAAGCTCCGCGTCCGATTCCGCCGGACGCCGTCTTCCGGCCCTTTGCCTTCACCCGCGAATTCCTCGACCATCTCCTCTCTTTTTCGTTTTTCGCCCGCGCCGCCGCGGCTGAACGCGCGCGTTTTATATTCTTTCGCGCGGCGGGGTCACAGTCCCCGCGCTGAAATTCAAAAAATACGTCCCGCGTTTTCACATGAGCGGGAAGAATACCGGCACGAATATGATCATCAGAGCGAGCATCAGTATCTGCACCGGAAGGTTGAACTTCACGTAGTCGGTGAACCTGTAGCCCGCGACGAGCGTCATAGTCACCTGCGCGTGGGCGAACGGCGTGGCGCAGGCGAGGTTCGCCGCGTAGACGACTCCCAGGCAGAACGGCGTCACGTTGAAGCCGTAAGACTGGCAGGTCGCTATCACTATCGGGCAGAAGATGACCGTCGTCGTCGCGTTCGCGAGGAAGTTGCTCGTGAGCATGACAGCCGTGACGACTATCGCGAAGAACAGGCGCGGCTCCGGCGACGGGCCGAGCATGAGCGTTATCGCCCCGCCCGTCATTTCCCCGAGGTCCGTGGCTTCTATGCCCGCCGCTATCCCCATGCAGCAGCCGAGGAAAAATACGCAGTGCCAGTCGAGCCGCCTCATCGTCTCCTTCGGGTCGGCGCAGCCGGTTATGAAGCAGAGCAGAGCGGCCGAGAGCGCCGTGACCGCCACGGGCAGCCATTCGAAAACGAAGAAGGTTATCATAACGGCGAAGATGACGGCGAACACCGGGCGCTTTTTCGCCTTATCCTTCGGCTGCGATTCCGCCGGGCCGTCGACGTCGAGGCTGTCCGCGAGCTTGTCGTAGCGTATGCCCTCGTGCTGCCTGCCGCCCCATATCTTTATCCCCATCCTGTAGCCGATGAGCTGCTCCCATATAAGGAAGGCCGCGAACATAATCGCGCCGACCGGCATAAAGTCGAACATCTTGAACTCTATGCCCGTAAGCTCCGACATCACGCCCTGCGCCGCGACCTGCGAGGTGGAGCCGACGAGCGTGCAGGTGCCGCCGTACATTGCGCCGAACGTCACGCTCATGGTGAGATTCTTCATCGTCATGTTCTTCGACGCGCGCGAGACGCTGGCGAGTATCGGAAGGAAACAGGCGACGACGGCCGTGTTCGCCATCCACATGGACATTAGGCCGCCGACGAGCGCGGCGGCGAATATAAAGAACCGCTCGTTGTTCTTTGAAATCTTCGCCGCGAAATTGCCTATAAGCCAGTCGGCCCCCGTCTCGGCCATAGCGTCTCCGACTATGAGCATGCTGAATATAAGAATCACCACTGAGCTTGAAAAGCCCGAAAAAGCCTCGCTGAAGGAGCATATCCCCGTCAGCGTGAAGGCGAGACACCCGAGCGCCGCCGCGACGCAGGTGTTCAGCCAGTTTGTAACGAACAGCACTACGCAGGCAGCCAGTATTATTATTGCCGTAACCTCGTCGCTGATAAATCCGGTGAACATTTTCCCCCTCCTTTCCCGCGAGCCGGGCGTCTCTTCCCCTTTTCATGACGCCGGACTGTTTGACAGATATTCCGCTGTTGTATATATTTTTAAAAGGACAAAAAAATTAACATATATTGCAATTTGCCTGCATATTGCCTATACAAATGGGGGTGCCGACGCCTTGACCACGAGGCAGATACTTTTCTTTGTGACTCTCGCACGCTGCGGCAGCTTCACGAAAGCCGCCGACGAGCTCTTTATCACTCAGCCCGGCCTCAGCTACGCCGTGAAGCAGCTCGAGTCAGAGCTCGGCGTGCCGCTCTTCAGCAGGAACGACAAAGGGGCCTCGCTTACGCGATACGGAGAAGCGTTTCTACCGTACGCGGAGCGCGTGATAAACACCATCAACGAGGCCGTAGGGCTTATAGACGGGCTCAAGAACCAGCTGTCGGGAAACGTCAACGTCGTGTGCATCGTCACCTTCACGGCCGACGTAATCCCCGACATACTCCGCGATTTCTATAAGGGCGGCGAACGGAAAGCCATCGACGTGCGTCTGACCGCCGTGCAGACGTCTGCGGAAGTCTCCGCCCAGCTTAAAAGCGGCAGGGCCGACATATCTTTCGGCTACGACGCGCCGGAGAACGCCGAGAGCGTGCGCGTCTGCGAACAGGAGCTGGTGCTCGCCGTGCCGCGCGGCCACCGCTTCTCGTGGCTGGAGCGCGTCTCGCTGTCCGAGATAGGGGACGAGCCGATGATCTTCTGCACCAACGGCTCGCAGCTATACGAACAGACGGAGAAGATGTTCCGCCACGACGGGCTTAAGCCGAACATAAAGTTCTGCACGCGCGACTGCTCCGCGATGACCGCCTACGCCAGCCTCGGTATTGGTTTGTCAGTAGTGCCGCACGCCGCCGCCGCTCAGAACGCCGGCGTGCATATCTGCCGTATAGACAATCCTTATAAGGTGCGCGGCATATATATGTCGAGGCTCAAGAGCCGCAGTCTTCCATATGCCGCGCAGTACTTCTTCGATTTCTGCCGCGAGAGGTACGGTTCCTCCGGCTAGTCCGCGGCCTGCTGCGTCTCCGCCGCGGCGAGCTCCGCGTCGCGCTTCTGCTGCCAGAGGCGGCCCGAGCGCAGAGCCATGAAGGTGAGCGCCACCACTATCAGCGCCAGGGCTATCAGCAGCGCCATCGTGAACGTGTACTGTCCGGTCATGTCGTATTCGAGATGTATCGCCGGCATTCCTATCGCGCGCCCTATGTTGAACATTACGAGGCATAGGCCGAGCTGTCCCGGGTGATAGTACTTGCCGAAGGTGTCGAGGACTACGAACGCTATCAGGAGCTGGCTCATCGTCCCGCCGACGCCGTGGCCGATGCCGGTCATAAATACGTACAGCTTATCCGAGACCGGGAGCATGACGCCGAGGCAGGCCGCGATGAAGAATGAGAACACGAGCGGCACGGCGACTTTCGCTCCGCCGAAGCGGTCCTTGATTATCCCTATCACTATCTTCGCCGGCCCCATCAGCGCGTAGCATAGAGCGTAGGCCGCGGCTCCCGTCTCCGCCGGGAGGCCCTTCGCGTTCGCGAAGGCCGGGATGTTCGCGGTGAAGGGGTGGCCTATCGCCGCGACGATGAAGTATATCGCTATCAGCATCCACATTACCGGCATCCTGAGCAGTTCCCTGTTCGTCACGGGCGCGTCGGCCTTGGCGGCCTTGCCCTTGCCGTCTTTTCCGCCCGATACGCGGCTGCCGTAGAGCGGGTCGTCCGGGCTGGCCTTGACGAGGAAGGCCGAAATCGTGCACATGACCGCCATGATTATCGCGCTGTAAATCAAAGCCTGTTTATAGCCCTGAGTGGCGAGCCATTTGATAAGGAAGTACGTCCACACCGAAGACCCGAACGTGTTGCAGGCGGAGAGTATCGAGGTCATGGTCCCGGCGTTTTTCTTGAACCACGGCGGGATGACGGCGAAAACCGTCATCTGTGCGGCGAATGTATAGCCTATGCCGGCGAAGAATCCGCCTACCAGCAGCAGCGGAAGAGAATCCGCTATCGCGAAGAGCAGATACTGCGCGACGTAGCCGCCGCCCGCTATAAGAACCGAGCCTTTAGGCCCTATTTTTCTGTAAATCGTGCTGAACATCGCAGCCGTGACCATCCCGACGATCTTCGAGACCGTCTCGAACATGTTGTAGGTCGTGCGGGGCATGTTCAGCGCTTCCGTTATCGGGACGGTGAATATTCCGAAGGCGTTGCTTCCGAGCCCCATAGCCGAGAAGCACATGAAGAACACGCCGACGAACACTATCCACTGCGTCCTCATTTCCTTGTTGAATTCGATTTTAGCCATTCGTTATCTGCACTCCCTTCGGTCGGAAGAGCCGCCTTCCGGCTTCGGCGGGGCCGGGGCGCGAAGCCCCGGCGCGCCGCGTTTAATGTCCTCCGCTTCTGATTTCCTCTTCTATCTCTTCGGCTGTCTCGACGTGTTTCTGTTCCGTCCTCGCCCGTTCGAGAGCCTCGTCGAGTATCTTGTTGTAGTCCTCACCGAAGTCGTAGCGCTCGGGCGCGCAGCTCCGCCCTTCGGCTTTGGCCTTGAGCGCCGCCTTTATCTTGTCCGGCGTAGCGGGGATTTCATAGACGCGCACGCCCACCGCGTTGTTGATGGCGTTGAGCACGGCTGCGTGTCCGCAGCTCTGGAAGCACTCGGAGGCTCCGCCGGAGCCGTGCGGCCCCGTCTTGCGCGGCGTCTCCTGGAACTCGAACTCGATGTCGTCCGGCACGTCGTTGCAGCGCGGGAAGCCGCAGCCGAGCGGCGAGCCGTATTTCTTGACCTCGTCGCAGTAGTCCTCCGTCAGCGCGAATCCTATAGAGTGCATCATGCTGCCGTAGGCCTGACCCTCGACCGCGAGGAAATTGCCTATCACGCCGACGTCGGCTATCCCGTGTATCGCGAGCACGCGCGTCTTGCCCGTCTCCTCGTTGACCTCCACGCGCGCTATTATCGCGAGCAGGTTGTTGTCCGGCGTCGGGTCTCCGACTCCCGTGAAGTCGTCGATGGCTTTGTAGAGGCCGACTGTCGAGAATTCTCCGTGATATTTCGTCGGGATGCCCTCGGCGACCATTTCGTCGTAAGTCCTGTAAGTCCCGTCCGGTTTGCGCATCGCGTTCATCAGGTCGTTCGCGGCGAGAATCGTCGCGTTGCCGGCCATGTAGTGGCTGCGGCTTCCGGAGGCGGGGCCGGTCGGCGGGCAGAACTTCGTGTCGTTCTGATAGAGCTTTATCTTTTCGACGGGGAGCCCAAGCGGCTTCAGCGCCTCGTGCATGTGGACGAGCGTGCCTATGCTCGCGCCCTGTCCCATGGCCTCCCAGCAGTTGTACTGCACGACGCTGCCGTCGGGAAGAAGCTCGATGTCTATCTCCGACCTGTCAGCCGGAGTGCTTACGTGGTAGCCGCCGCAGGCCACGCCGACGCCGCGCTTCCACCCGGCCTCCGCGGGCTGTTTCGCCCATTCGAGCGATTCGTTGTAATATGGGCGCAGCTTGTTGATCATCGTCTTTATGCCGTAGTTTTTGAACGGGTAACTGTTGTTGGTGAGGTCGCCTTCCTTCGCGCAGTTGAGGTAGCGAATCTCGAGCGGGTCTATGCCGAGCTTTTCGGCCATCATGTCTATAAGCTGCTCGCTCGACGTGTAGCACTGCGGCGAGCCGTAGGCGCGGTAGGCGACGCCGAAGGGCTCGTTCGAGAGGCCGCCGCGCGAAAGGCCGCGTATGTTCGGGATGTTGTACGGATAACCGATGAAGCGCACGACCTTCTTCTCAAGATTGCCGGCCGAGTTCGCGTTCGCG
The window above is part of the Cloacibacillus sp. An23 genome. Proteins encoded here:
- a CDS encoding iron-containing alcohol dehydrogenase produces the protein MKPYRYPQVKNIYFGDGVVKTLGTIVATEGVNRVLVVTDKFLFENGMLDNALKSLDEAKIEYKVYSDVHPNPLKSNVLACYEMMKELKGEGVIGFGGGSSIDCAKSTALLMTNPLPLEQYVGKDIVPNNTVPIFTVPTTAGTGSEVTSGSIILFDDTGKKGGILSKRLIATCAVVDPELLLTLPPGLTAATGMDALAHAIEAYTNINGSLQSDMWCRQAITLIGKHLRRAYFKGDDLDARRGMSLAATSAGMALLGAGCAGSHAMAYSIENKYHTMHGRANASMLPAVMRFNAPAALEKYGEIAEMLGENICGLSKHEAAYKASEAVQKFCDDLGMPGIREYGVTEADFEPFAQECCANARLMGQNPRKITPEDAVKIYKEAY
- a CDS encoding SLC13 family permease, which codes for MFTGFISDEVTAIIILAACVVLFVTNWLNTCVAAALGCLAFTLTGICSFSEAFSGFSSSVVILIFSMLIVGDAMAETGADWLIGNFAAKISKNNERFFIFAAALVGGLMSMWMANTAVVACFLPILASVSRASKNMTMKNLTMSVTFGAMYGGTCTLVGSTSQVAAQGVMSELTGIEFKMFDFMPVGAIMFAAFLIWEQLIGYRMGIKIWGGRQHEGIRYDKLADSLDVDGPAESQPKDKAKKRPVFAVIFAVMITFFVFEWLPVAVTALSAALLCFITGCADPKETMRRLDWHCVFFLGCCMGIAAGIEATDLGEMTGGAITLMLGPSPEPRLFFAIVVTAVMLTSNFLANATTTVIFCPIVIATCQSYGFNVTPFCLGVVYAANLACATPFAHAQVTMTLVAGYRFTDYVKFNLPVQILMLALMIIFVPVFFPLM
- a CDS encoding LysR family transcriptional regulator, with the protein product MTTRQILFFVTLARCGSFTKAADELFITQPGLSYAVKQLESELGVPLFSRNDKGASLTRYGEAFLPYAERVINTINEAVGLIDGLKNQLSGNVNVVCIVTFTADVIPDILRDFYKGGERKAIDVRLTAVQTSAEVSAQLKSGRADISFGYDAPENAESVRVCEQELVLAVPRGHRFSWLERVSLSEIGDEPMIFCTNGSQLYEQTEKMFRHDGLKPNIKFCTRDCSAMTAYASLGIGLSVVPHAAAAQNAGVHICRIDNPYKVRGIYMSRLKSRSLPYAAQYFFDFCRERYGSSG
- a CDS encoding MFS transporter; translation: MAKIEFNKEMRTQWIVFVGVFFMCFSAMGLGSNAFGIFTVPITEALNMPRTTYNMFETVSKIVGMVTAAMFSTIYRKIGPKGSVLIAGGGYVAQYLLFAIADSLPLLLVGGFFAGIGYTFAAQMTVFAVIPPWFKKNAGTMTSILSACNTFGSSVWTYFLIKWLATQGYKQALIYSAIIMAVMCTISAFLVKASPDDPLYGSRVSGGKDGKGKAAKADAPVTNRELLRMPVMWMLIAIYFIVAAIGHPFTANIPAFANAKGLPAETGAAAYALCYALMGPAKIVIGIIKDRFGGAKVAVPLVFSFFIAACLGVMLPVSDKLYVFMTGIGHGVGGTMSQLLIAFVVLDTFGKYYHPGQLGLCLVMFNIGRAIGMPAIHLEYDMTGQYTFTMALLIALALIVVALTFMALRSGRLWQQKRDAELAAAETQQAAD